In Candidatus Eremiobacterota bacterium, one genomic interval encodes:
- a CDS encoding HEAT repeat domain-containing protein, which yields MKKKGWFKSLIEGFTGGGYDFNTAAGCIEALADANYELRLKALQSLLALGEVPDPEPLIKAALSDESMPVKELACEVLGTLKVADARAPLLSLLEADDPWIRVKAAQSLVAMGAEDIVGPIKEAFHITQGDARNILAVTLSNLGDDEARKEVLETRVEKKKKSQSTDAIIEKHLEETERETKRTVFGIMSEKDDQRAFSYFTIARREKDESAIKLLIALIDEPDEKIAVQALIGLSLLEKADSVVEGLIKGLGSKSLAVKKKALEVLARIDRDDVMTAHISLINDGDPQVREGVAGYLLAHQSPEVTALLMKNLPSRDMKLRINSAMLLARMEEDAALPLIKMILEDKNTPGQALTDLIEVWPLRSFQLIHDTLPSLFARGDRNVLKSIGDFFCRLEDTGHWEWLIPLIKHSDPRVRYGAAYIISKISDLKSAESLVILLDDPYDEVRVQAARSLMGFPYEKFGPSLERVIHHDKNPEVKKVVLEALFEQRREESLSFFLAITGGNDLVLRLKAIKMLGEYGGEDVIVERLKELIDDRDPRVVFCAIGSLFRVNKKALLELGKRPVGIVTAFLNDSKQPFVLRKEAVETLSVLEPEGSITLFSEILKKGEDKALCAEIIGSMGKIKLPVASRIILRALDHEEPAIRKKAIEALPDTDLKPSSVIVPLVKLIERLPSDDPALPVGIAYVKNALFSYPDIRILDSLSQLSRKDSVTVRRFAIMALALLGATQAREIFARALSDEAFSVQRVAAFGLALLGDPRSSGALIEILREKVFPDDAAGERDDELDLAAKIFNDFEGDSHLMRPPRVDGADEEAVRRLRLAASARLLGRMKENRAFNILREMMNDRDRKVAAAVIHALGDIGEEEIVPLLFRIKFGINDHEIQKAVDFALDRFGDRIEDSLLNFVLSEDRAIREEALRRLALLGVLAAEKPFLKCLREEHWQVRRWAVRGLGNIATPKGQEALIPALKDPHPVVRLEAARALGRMRNRDILQPIFSLVHDPDRHVREALPGILGIYEESVVGETLYQLMSDSSMVVRAESCRVLAGMMSKRSIPRFMDLIASSGGFDRIWALLAIVKLKDPERVEDIVAYLDEEGDLDPREIVAFDKGELSLKAFSPEERRAVSTGILPALTLPWEDFEDLRRRDKSVLDWYGTGALREQFVGVPITVRMREYLSATEVLGEIGGYYALEVLERLLSHHNDEVRAMAVASCAAIGAEQAYKLIMKNFVEGEEEIPHKVRMLAQNPKMEAFKEYLSDIEKREDLDPVKRVRIRILLGTTSLLRSSQSAER from the coding sequence TTGAAAAAGAAAGGCTGGTTCAAATCGCTTATTGAAGGCTTTACAGGAGGGGGCTATGATTTCAATACCGCTGCAGGCTGTATTGAGGCCCTTGCAGATGCGAATTATGAGCTCCGCCTGAAGGCACTCCAATCATTGCTGGCACTGGGTGAAGTTCCTGATCCTGAGCCGCTCATCAAGGCTGCCCTCAGTGACGAGAGCATGCCTGTCAAGGAACTTGCCTGCGAGGTGCTGGGAACCCTCAAGGTTGCTGACGCCCGTGCCCCCCTTCTTTCGCTTCTCGAGGCGGATGACCCATGGATAAGGGTGAAAGCGGCTCAGTCACTTGTTGCCATGGGTGCCGAAGATATCGTCGGCCCGATAAAGGAGGCATTTCATATCACCCAGGGCGATGCCCGCAACATTCTCGCCGTGACGCTCTCCAACCTGGGTGATGACGAGGCACGCAAGGAAGTCCTGGAAACCAGGGTGGAGAAGAAAAAAAAGTCGCAGTCCACAGATGCCATCATTGAAAAGCACCTTGAAGAGACGGAGAGGGAAACAAAGAGAACCGTCTTCGGGATAATGAGCGAAAAGGATGACCAGAGAGCCTTCAGCTACTTTACCATTGCGAGGAGAGAGAAAGACGAATCGGCGATAAAGCTTCTTATTGCCCTCATTGATGAGCCCGATGAGAAGATAGCCGTGCAGGCCCTCATCGGCCTCAGCCTTCTCGAAAAGGCTGATTCTGTCGTAGAAGGTCTCATTAAAGGTCTTGGCAGCAAGTCCCTGGCAGTGAAAAAGAAGGCTCTTGAAGTGCTTGCCAGGATTGATCGCGACGATGTGATGACCGCCCATATAAGCTTGATTAATGACGGGGATCCTCAGGTGCGGGAGGGTGTGGCCGGCTATCTGCTTGCCCATCAATCCCCGGAGGTGACGGCCCTCCTCATGAAAAATCTCCCCTCAAGGGACATGAAACTCCGGATTAATTCAGCAATGCTGCTGGCAAGGATGGAAGAAGATGCAGCACTGCCGCTCATCAAGATGATTCTTGAGGATAAGAATACGCCCGGGCAAGCGCTCACCGACCTCATAGAGGTATGGCCTCTCCGGAGTTTCCAGTTAATCCATGACACCCTCCCTTCGCTTTTCGCGAGGGGAGACAGGAATGTTCTCAAAAGCATCGGGGACTTCTTCTGCAGGCTGGAAGACACAGGCCACTGGGAATGGCTTATCCCCCTCATCAAGCACAGCGATCCGCGCGTGAGATACGGAGCGGCATACATTATCAGCAAGATCAGCGATTTGAAATCAGCTGAATCGCTCGTGATACTGCTTGATGACCCCTATGACGAGGTGAGGGTGCAGGCAGCCCGGTCCCTGATGGGCTTCCCCTATGAAAAGTTCGGCCCCTCCCTGGAGAGAGTCATCCACCACGACAAGAATCCTGAAGTGAAAAAGGTAGTGCTTGAAGCCCTCTTTGAGCAACGGCGGGAGGAATCCCTTTCCTTTTTTCTTGCCATTACCGGGGGAAATGACCTGGTGCTCCGTCTCAAGGCGATCAAGATGCTGGGAGAATACGGTGGGGAAGACGTTATTGTCGAAAGGCTGAAAGAGCTTATCGATGACAGGGATCCCAGGGTGGTCTTCTGTGCCATCGGCTCCCTTTTTCGCGTGAACAAAAAGGCTCTCCTGGAGCTGGGAAAGCGCCCGGTGGGCATAGTCACGGCTTTTCTCAATGACAGCAAGCAGCCCTTTGTGCTGAGGAAGGAAGCCGTTGAGACACTCAGCGTTCTTGAGCCCGAGGGCAGCATCACCCTCTTCTCCGAGATACTGAAAAAAGGAGAGGACAAGGCGCTCTGTGCCGAGATAATAGGCTCCATGGGAAAAATCAAGCTTCCCGTCGCCTCCCGTATTATTCTGAGAGCCCTGGATCACGAAGAGCCCGCCATCAGGAAGAAAGCCATAGAGGCGCTGCCGGATACGGACTTGAAGCCCTCTTCTGTGATTGTCCCCCTTGTGAAGCTTATAGAGCGTCTTCCCAGCGATGATCCCGCCCTTCCCGTCGGAATCGCCTATGTGAAGAACGCTCTCTTTTCCTATCCCGACATCAGGATACTTGATTCCCTCTCACAGCTGTCACGGAAAGACAGCGTGACGGTCCGCAGGTTCGCCATTATGGCGCTTGCGCTCCTCGGTGCAACCCAGGCCAGGGAAATTTTTGCAAGAGCGCTCTCCGACGAAGCCTTTTCCGTCCAGAGGGTCGCGGCCTTCGGTCTGGCCCTCCTCGGCGATCCCCGCTCATCGGGAGCCCTTATTGAAATCCTGAGGGAAAAAGTCTTTCCTGACGATGCTGCCGGCGAGAGGGATGATGAGCTTGATCTTGCCGCCAAGATTTTTAATGATTTTGAGGGTGATTCGCACCTCATGCGCCCTCCCCGTGTTGACGGAGCCGATGAGGAAGCGGTGAGGAGGCTTCGCCTTGCGGCGTCAGCGCGGCTTCTGGGAAGAATGAAGGAAAACAGGGCTTTCAATATCCTCAGGGAAATGATGAATGACAGAGACCGGAAAGTAGCGGCAGCAGTGATTCATGCCCTGGGAGATATAGGTGAGGAGGAGATCGTGCCTCTTCTTTTCCGGATAAAATTCGGCATCAATGATCATGAGATTCAGAAGGCCGTGGATTTTGCCCTTGACCGCTTTGGTGATCGCATTGAAGATTCCCTCCTCAATTTTGTGCTCTCCGAGGACAGGGCCATCAGGGAGGAGGCCCTCAGAAGGCTTGCCCTGCTGGGGGTGCTTGCGGCTGAGAAGCCTTTCCTCAAGTGCCTCAGGGAGGAGCATTGGCAGGTGAGGAGGTGGGCAGTCCGCGGCCTTGGGAACATTGCCACTCCCAAGGGGCAGGAGGCTCTCATACCGGCTCTCAAGGACCCCCACCCTGTCGTGAGGCTTGAAGCGGCGAGAGCCCTGGGCAGAATGAGAAACCGCGATATTCTTCAGCCGATTTTCTCCCTGGTCCATGATCCTGACAGGCACGTCCGTGAGGCACTGCCCGGAATTCTTGGTATTTACGAGGAATCCGTGGTAGGGGAGACGCTCTATCAGCTTATGTCAGATTCCTCAATGGTGGTGAGAGCTGAAAGCTGCAGGGTCCTGGCGGGAATGATGTCCAAGAGGTCCATACCGCGCTTCATGGACCTCATTGCCTCATCGGGGGGCTTTGACCGCATATGGGCGCTCCTTGCCATCGTGAAATTGAAGGATCCTGAAAGAGTTGAAGATATAGTGGCGTACCTCGATGAGGAGGGGGATCTGGACCCCCGGGAGATAGTGGCCTTTGACAAGGGAGAGCTTTCTCTGAAGGCATTTTCTCCCGAAGAGAGGCGGGCCGTCTCAACAGGCATTCTTCCGGCTCTTACCCTCCCATGGGAAGATTTTGAAGACCTCAGGCGGAGAGATAAATCTGTGCTGGACTGGTATGGAACAGGGGCCTTGAGGGAGCAGTTCGTGGGGGTGCCCATCACGGTAAGGATGAGAGAGTATCTCAGTGCGACGGAGGTTCTCGGAGAGATTGGGGGATATTATGCTCTCGAGGTTCTCGAGCGACTCCTCTCTCACCATAACGATGAGGTAAGGGCGATGGCCGTTGCCTCCTGCGCCGCCATAGGGGCCGAACAGGCGTACAAGCTTATCATGAAGAACTTCGTCGAAGGAGAAGAAGAGATCCCGCACAAGGTCAGGATGCTTGCCCAGAATCCCAAGATGGAAGCTTTCAAAGAGTATCTCAGCGATATAGAGAAGCGCGAAGACCTCGATCCAGTGAAGCGGGTAAGGATAAGGATACTGCTCGGCACCACGTCGCTCCTCAGGAGCTCACAGTCTGCTGAGAGATGA
- a CDS encoding type II secretion system F family protein — translation MEGDSLCLSNIHSMMNRQRTNPSQEKASRPGPHGEGPALKSRYLYVIKDEHNTLIKGELNATSLREAIRLLEKRAFTIISIEKVVRKIPLTLKNWNLDNVFFFFRRLLVMHRSGVHIKKAFDILNKQSEDPITREIFHTIEKALEEGKTFAQALGMYPEIFSKFHRAIIRASEEGGFLDNGIEYLTDVMEREIDLKKKISAALTYPVMIFFIGLIGSLAVCYWIFPYIQILVNDMGVKLPLYSQMMINVGDALRRYYILFPLVLIAVFVVKRFFVFIENTLHGKIWWERLLLSLPFIKDLKIKASLTHALIVLASLTNSGVTLLQALELSAETSDSFFIGGAFHELGESIKLGETLNESMARFPDIFPRILVAMVKVGEESGELAEVLLKTAELYEIELTSTMESFTKLIEPLAISALGLIVGFILLSFFIPIYSSLSRL, via the coding sequence ATGGAAGGAGATAGCCTCTGCCTGTCAAACATTCATTCAATGATGAACCGGCAGCGGACAAACCCCTCCCAGGAAAAAGCATCACGACCGGGACCCCACGGTGAAGGACCGGCCTTAAAAAGCAGATATCTCTATGTGATAAAGGACGAGCATAACACCCTGATAAAGGGCGAGCTCAACGCCACTTCTCTCAGGGAAGCGATAAGACTCCTTGAGAAAAGAGCCTTTACCATCATATCGATTGAAAAGGTTGTCAGGAAGATCCCTCTTACCCTGAAAAACTGGAACCTGGACAACGTATTCTTTTTTTTCAGGCGCCTCCTCGTGATGCACAGAAGCGGCGTTCACATCAAGAAGGCCTTCGATATACTCAACAAGCAGTCAGAAGATCCTATCACCAGGGAAATATTCCACACCATAGAAAAAGCCCTTGAAGAGGGGAAGACTTTTGCCCAGGCCCTGGGAATGTACCCGGAGATTTTTTCCAAGTTCCACCGTGCCATTATCAGGGCGTCAGAAGAAGGAGGCTTCCTCGATAACGGGATAGAGTACCTCACCGATGTCATGGAAAGGGAGATAGATCTCAAGAAAAAGATCAGTGCGGCTCTCACTTACCCAGTGATGATCTTTTTCATAGGCCTCATCGGCTCCCTGGCGGTCTGCTACTGGATTTTCCCCTATATTCAGATACTTGTGAATGACATGGGCGTGAAGCTCCCCCTTTACTCCCAGATGATGATCAATGTCGGTGATGCCCTCAGGCGCTATTATATTCTTTTTCCCCTCGTGCTCATTGCAGTCTTCGTGGTAAAGAGATTTTTCGTCTTCATAGAGAATACGCTCCATGGAAAAATCTGGTGGGAGCGCCTCCTTCTGTCCCTCCCCTTCATCAAGGACCTGAAAATCAAGGCATCCCTTACCCATGCCCTCATCGTGCTGGCCTCCCTCACCAACTCGGGTGTCACCCTTCTGCAGGCCCTTGAACTATCCGCCGAGACAAGCGACAGTTTTTTTATCGGCGGCGCCTTCCACGAACTAGGAGAGAGCATCAAGCTTGGAGAGACCCTCAACGAGAGCATGGCAAGGTTTCCAGATATCTTTCCGAGAATCCTTGTGGCGATGGTAAAGGTAGGCGAGGAATCGGGGGAGCTTGCCGAGGTGCTCCTCAAGACTGCCGAGCTCTATGAGATTGAGCTCACTTCAACAATGGAAAGCTTTACAAAGCTCATAGAGCCTCTTGCCATATCAGCCCTCGGGTTGATAGTGGGATTTATTCTGCTCTCCTTTTTCATTCCCATCTACTCATCTCTCAGCAGACTGTGA
- the ppdK gene encoding pyruvate, phosphate dikinase has product MVHSLQEKQEEKQGTSKRVYAFEEGDASMKDLLGGKGANLAQMTKMGFPVPPGFTITTAMCVKYYESGKKLPEGLMDDVREKMKDLEKKMGKGFGDPKNPLLVSVRSGAKFSMPGMMDTILNLGLNSETVKGLAELTSNERFAYDAYRRFIHMFSDVVLELPKRRFENILQEKKKARGVKEDSELTAADLKELVESYKKLVRDETKREFPEKVMEQLELSIEAVFRSWNTPRAIVYRDKEKISHTLGTAVNVQSMVFGNMGDDSGTGVAFTRDASTGENTIRGDVLFNAQGEDVVAGIRTPLSIEALEEKSPEIYKQFKDIAHNLETHFRDVQDLEFTMEKGKLFMLQTRNAKRTALAAVTIAVDMVKEGLITKQEAVERITADHIDQLLHPYFKPEDKNKAIADGRLLAKGTAASPGAACGMVVFEADDAVKHKKEGKKVVLVRPETSPDDAHGMVIAEGILTSTGGPTSHAALVARGWGIPCVVGCEAIRVDLEKKEFSVKDRKFHEGHIISFDGGTGEVLDGEVVRVHPTELIPQAKEILSWADEIRTMGVRANADNPKDAQRARSLGAEGIGLCRTEHMFMESDRLPIVQRMILVANEAEGGKRIADRLEHQIAEADEHKRNELEQLLADAKKHMQASWDTYQETLKSLLPIQRKDFEGILEAMEGLWVIIRLLDPPLHEFLPDFEKLLVETTELRITGKDPALLKEREKMLEKVRATKEVNPMLGLRVCRLGIVYPEIYKMQVRAIFEAACALKKRGVDVKPEVMIPGVAHVSEMKYTKEMAEAIAHEIIKREGVELEYKIGTMIELPRACVVAGELAKYAEFFSFGTNDLTQTTLGYSRDDASGTFIPVYLEKEILKVDPFQQLDRIGVGPLMRMAIEQGRATNSHLEVGICGEHGGEPTSVEFCHILGLNYVSCSPFRVPIARLAAAHAKLKEGKK; this is encoded by the coding sequence ATGGTACACAGTCTGCAGGAAAAACAGGAAGAAAAACAGGGCACCTCAAAGAGAGTCTATGCCTTTGAAGAAGGCGACGCCTCGATGAAGGATCTTCTCGGCGGAAAAGGTGCAAACCTTGCCCAGATGACCAAGATGGGCTTTCCCGTCCCCCCGGGTTTTACCATCACCACCGCTATGTGCGTGAAGTATTATGAGTCAGGAAAAAAGCTCCCCGAGGGGCTCATGGATGACGTAAGGGAGAAGATGAAGGATCTTGAGAAAAAGATGGGCAAGGGCTTCGGCGATCCAAAGAACCCCCTTCTCGTATCGGTAAGATCGGGGGCAAAATTCTCCATGCCGGGCATGATGGACACGATCCTGAACCTGGGCCTCAACAGCGAGACGGTGAAAGGTTTGGCGGAGCTTACTTCCAACGAGCGCTTTGCCTATGATGCCTACCGCAGGTTCATCCACATGTTTTCTGACGTGGTGCTCGAGCTCCCCAAGAGAAGGTTCGAGAACATTCTCCAGGAGAAGAAGAAAGCCCGGGGTGTCAAGGAAGACTCGGAGCTCACGGCGGCCGATCTCAAGGAACTCGTCGAGTCTTACAAGAAACTGGTCCGTGACGAGACGAAGCGTGAGTTCCCCGAGAAAGTCATGGAGCAGCTTGAGCTCTCCATCGAGGCGGTGTTCCGCTCATGGAACACGCCAAGGGCAATTGTTTACCGCGACAAGGAGAAAATATCCCACACCCTCGGCACGGCCGTCAATGTGCAGTCCATGGTCTTCGGGAACATGGGCGATGACTCAGGCACCGGCGTCGCCTTCACCCGCGACGCGAGCACCGGTGAGAACACGATACGCGGCGATGTGCTCTTCAACGCCCAGGGCGAAGATGTGGTGGCAGGCATAAGGACGCCCCTCTCCATAGAGGCTCTGGAAGAAAAGAGCCCCGAGATTTATAAGCAGTTCAAGGATATCGCCCACAACCTGGAGACCCATTTCAGGGATGTGCAGGACCTGGAGTTCACCATGGAAAAGGGCAAGCTTTTCATGCTCCAGACCAGAAACGCGAAGAGGACTGCCCTTGCCGCCGTCACCATTGCCGTTGACATGGTGAAAGAAGGGCTCATCACCAAGCAGGAGGCCGTTGAGCGCATTACTGCCGATCACATAGATCAGCTCCTTCACCCTTATTTCAAGCCTGAGGACAAGAACAAGGCCATTGCCGACGGGCGCCTTCTCGCCAAGGGAACGGCGGCTTCACCGGGAGCGGCGTGCGGAATGGTGGTCTTCGAGGCCGATGACGCGGTAAAGCACAAGAAGGAGGGCAAAAAGGTAGTGCTGGTGCGCCCTGAAACCTCACCTGACGATGCTCATGGCATGGTTATCGCCGAGGGTATCCTCACCAGCACGGGAGGTCCCACTTCCCATGCAGCCCTCGTGGCCCGCGGGTGGGGGATCCCCTGCGTGGTGGGCTGTGAAGCCATCAGGGTGGACCTTGAGAAAAAAGAGTTCTCCGTGAAGGACAGGAAGTTCCATGAAGGCCACATCATCTCCTTTGACGGCGGCACCGGCGAAGTTCTCGATGGCGAAGTGGTGAGGGTGCACCCCACAGAGCTCATCCCCCAGGCGAAAGAAATCCTTTCCTGGGCCGATGAGATCCGCACCATGGGAGTCCGTGCCAACGCTGATAACCCCAAGGATGCCCAGAGGGCGAGAAGCCTTGGCGCCGAGGGAATCGGCCTCTGCAGGACCGAGCACATGTTCATGGAGTCCGACCGTCTCCCCATCGTGCAGCGCATGATCCTGGTTGCCAACGAGGCCGAGGGCGGCAAGCGCATTGCTGACCGCCTGGAGCACCAGATTGCCGAAGCCGATGAGCACAAGAGGAACGAACTGGAGCAGCTGCTCGCTGATGCGAAGAAGCATATGCAGGCGAGCTGGGATACTTACCAGGAAACGCTCAAAAGCCTTCTTCCCATTCAAAGAAAGGACTTTGAAGGGATCCTCGAGGCCATGGAAGGCCTCTGGGTCATCATCAGGCTTCTTGATCCCCCCCTCCATGAGTTCCTTCCCGATTTTGAGAAGCTCCTTGTCGAGACGACGGAGCTCAGAATCACCGGTAAGGATCCGGCCCTTCTGAAGGAAAGGGAGAAGATGCTCGAGAAGGTGCGCGCCACCAAGGAAGTGAACCCCATGCTGGGCCTTCGCGTGTGCCGTCTTGGCATTGTGTACCCCGAGATATACAAGATGCAGGTAAGGGCTATCTTTGAAGCAGCCTGTGCCCTCAAGAAGAGGGGCGTCGATGTGAAGCCCGAGGTCATGATCCCGGGCGTGGCCCATGTGTCGGAGATGAAGTACACCAAGGAGATGGCCGAGGCCATTGCCCATGAGATCATCAAGAGGGAGGGCGTGGAGCTTGAGTACAAGATAGGCACCATGATCGAGCTTCCGAGGGCCTGTGTCGTTGCCGGGGAGCTTGCGAAATACGCGGAGTTCTTCTCCTTCGGCACCAACGATCTCACGCAGACCACCCTGGGTTACAGCCGTGACGACGCATCAGGAACCTTCATCCCCGTTTACCTGGAGAAGGAGATCCTGAAGGTCGATCCCTTCCAGCAGCTTGACAGGATAGGGGTAGGGCCCCTCATGAGGATGGCAATCGAGCAGGGAAGAGCAACAAACAGCCATCTTGAGGTGGGAATCTGCGGAGAGCACGGCGGTGAGCCCACATCAGTGGAGTTCTGCCACATCCTGGGCCTGAACTACGTGAGCTGCTCGCCTTTCCGTGTGCCCATAGCGCGGCTTGCCGCTGCTCATGCAAAGTTAAAGGAAGGGAAAAAGTAA
- a CDS encoding deoxyguanosinetriphosphate triphosphohydrolase, translated as MEAQKSTIRERQEGREREILSPLAALAVNTRGRLKPEAKCHIRTDYQRDRDRILYSKAFRRLKHKTQVFLSPEGDHFRTRLTHTLEVSQISRSIARALRLNEDLTEAIALGHDLGHAPFGHAGEYVLDELIGQYDPEARFRHNEQSLRVVDALEGGSGLNLTYEVRDGILKHTKGRKSMLQTLTGEEEGDDAPLTAEGELVRIADRLAYINHDVDDAIRARIITIDDLPREAVETLGIKISERIGTMIVDVIETSLSKGRIAMSPRIAGVVERLKDYMFQYVYVGSAAKVEEEKAKKLITHMFHHFMDNPCEIHLPGEGVELGTLTIRARCVCDYIAGMTDRFAIKKYEEIFIPKVWALND; from the coding sequence ATGGAGGCTCAAAAGAGTACCATAAGGGAACGCCAGGAAGGGCGCGAGCGCGAAATACTCTCACCGCTTGCCGCGCTCGCGGTGAACACGAGAGGAAGGCTGAAGCCAGAGGCAAAGTGCCACATCAGAACCGACTACCAGAGGGACAGGGACAGGATTCTCTACTCAAAAGCCTTCCGGAGGCTCAAGCACAAGACCCAGGTCTTTCTCTCGCCTGAGGGCGATCACTTCAGGACCCGCCTCACCCACACCCTTGAGGTCTCGCAGATCAGCCGCTCCATTGCGAGGGCTCTCAGGCTTAACGAGGATCTTACCGAGGCCATTGCCCTTGGCCATGACCTCGGTCATGCCCCTTTTGGCCACGCAGGCGAGTATGTGCTTGATGAGCTCATCGGGCAGTATGACCCTGAAGCGAGGTTCCGCCATAACGAGCAGTCCCTCCGAGTCGTCGATGCCCTTGAGGGGGGATCGGGCCTCAACCTCACCTATGAGGTTCGTGACGGGATACTGAAGCATACCAAGGGAAGGAAGAGCATGCTGCAAACGCTGACGGGAGAGGAAGAGGGCGATGATGCGCCCCTCACTGCCGAGGGCGAGCTCGTGAGGATTGCCGATCGCCTGGCCTATATAAACCACGATGTCGATGATGCCATAAGGGCGAGGATCATCACCATTGACGACCTTCCCCGCGAAGCGGTGGAGACCCTCGGTATCAAGATCTCGGAGCGCATCGGCACCATGATAGTGGATGTCATAGAGACAAGCCTCAGCAAAGGCCGTATCGCCATGAGCCCCAGGATTGCCGGCGTCGTGGAGCGGCTTAAGGATTACATGTTCCAGTACGTCTATGTGGGATCAGCGGCGAAAGTGGAGGAGGAGAAGGCAAAGAAGCTCATCACCCACATGTTTCATCATTTCATGGACAATCCCTGCGAGATTCACCTTCCCGGGGAAGGGGTCGAGCTGGGCACCCTCACCATCAGGGCACGGTGCGTCTGTGACTATATTGCAGGAATGACCGACAGGTTCGCCATCAAGAAATACGAGGAAATTTTTATTCCCAAGGTGTGGGCACTCAATGACTGA
- the dnaG gene encoding DNA primase — MTDQYSREVVGEVLSKTRIEDVVSEYLKLRPSGRRFTGVCPFHGDKDPSFSVNPEKGLFYCFGCGAGGNVFTFLMRIENLTFNEALAVLAKRAGVQIVVDAKKSEELSIRERLMAIVKEAALFYHGQLLKPDNAGEALEYLKKRGISQETVKLYRLGYAPRGKINALYYLEKRGFTREDIVKSGMVMKRMDTAEYVDYFRNRVTIPITDMQGRFIAMGGRSLEEGGPKYLNSPETPLFSKGRNLFGLYHAKKAIQKEDQALVVEGYMDQIMLFQQGFHHSVASLGTSLTPDQAKLLRKFCTRCVLAYDADNAGKLATARGIDVFEEAGMATQVLVLPQGEDPDSFFRHHTREQFQELLSRSHDLVEYKMKTLRENLDLSTPAGKADYVKEILPVLSRIIDPVKRDEYIKKVSEETGVHEEFLRKTHVEGRKATHPQAGSLEHLIASASAEEKLLRLLLLHPRHLTTAKEGLSLSEVGDKSLRSIYEVLFSMKEKDSLSVDDFVPYLLEEGIMHKVTEFIMTGEAPPLSGEALTELIRELLQKIRDEKLRARFKALEKEVEQALSKNTISHTDERFIEYQRLYQYFKGRK, encoded by the coding sequence ATGACTGATCAATATTCCCGTGAAGTTGTCGGAGAGGTGCTCTCAAAGACGCGGATAGAGGACGTCGTCTCGGAGTACCTCAAGCTTCGCCCCTCAGGGCGGCGCTTTACCGGCGTATGCCCCTTTCATGGCGACAAGGACCCCTCCTTTTCCGTCAATCCCGAAAAGGGGCTCTTTTACTGCTTCGGCTGCGGCGCCGGGGGAAATGTCTTTACCTTTCTGATGAGAATAGAGAACCTTACCTTCAACGAAGCCCTTGCGGTGCTTGCAAAACGTGCCGGGGTGCAGATTGTCGTGGATGCAAAGAAAAGCGAGGAGCTCTCAATCAGGGAGCGTCTCATGGCAATCGTGAAGGAGGCGGCCCTTTTTTATCATGGGCAGCTTCTCAAGCCTGATAATGCCGGCGAGGCGCTCGAGTACCTGAAAAAGAGGGGCATCTCCCAGGAGACGGTGAAGCTCTACAGGCTTGGCTACGCCCCGAGGGGAAAGATAAACGCCCTCTACTATCTTGAAAAGCGGGGTTTCACCCGTGAAGACATCGTGAAGTCGGGCATGGTGATGAAGCGCATGGATACGGCTGAATACGTTGACTATTTCAGGAACAGGGTCACCATTCCGATCACCGATATGCAGGGGCGCTTCATCGCCATGGGGGGGAGGAGCCTCGAAGAGGGCGGCCCTAAATATCTGAACTCTCCAGAAACACCCCTTTTTTCCAAGGGGAGAAACCTTTTCGGCCTGTATCATGCAAAGAAGGCCATCCAGAAAGAGGATCAGGCCCTTGTAGTCGAGGGGTACATGGACCAGATAATGCTTTTCCAGCAGGGCTTTCATCACTCGGTGGCCTCGCTCGGCACGAGCCTCACTCCTGATCAGGCAAAGCTTCTCAGGAAATTCTGCACCCGCTGCGTGCTTGCCTATGATGCCGACAATGCAGGGAAGCTCGCCACGGCCCGGGGCATCGATGTCTTTGAGGAGGCGGGTATGGCCACGCAAGTCCTTGTGCTCCCCCAGGGCGAGGACCCCGACTCCTTTTTCCGCCACCACACCAGGGAGCAGTTCCAGGAGCTGCTCTCCAGGTCCCATGACCTGGTGGAGTACAAGATGAAAACCCTCAGGGAGAATCTGGACCTCTCGACACCGGCGGGGAAAGCCGATTATGTAAAGGAAATTCTCCCCGTCCTTTCCCGGATTATCGATCCTGTCAAGAGGGATGAGTATATCAAGAAAGTCTCCGAGGAGACGGGTGTTCATGAGGAATTTCTCAGAAAGACCCATGTCGAGGGCAGGAAGGCAACTCACCCCCAGGCGGGATCCCTCGAGCACCTTATCGCCAGCGCTTCGGCCGAGGAAAAACTCCTCCGCCTCCTTCTCCTCCATCCCCGTCATCTTACGACGGCAAAAGAGGGCCTCAGCCTCTCGGAGGTCGGTGACAAGAGCCTCAGGAGCATCTATGAGGTCCTTTTCTCCATGAAGGAGAAGGACTCTCTCTCAGTTGATGATTTTGTCCCGTACCTCCTCGAGGAAGGAATAATGCACAAGGTGACTGAATTTATCATGACGGGAGAGGCACCTCCCCTTTCGGGGGAAGCCTTAACGGAGCTTATAAGGGAACTTCTCCAGAAAATAAGGGATGAAAAGTTGAGAGCCCGGTTCAAGGCGCTTGAAAAGGAGGTAGAACAGGCTCTTTCCAAGAATACTATCAGTCATACTGATGAGCGGTTTATCGAGTACCAGCGACTCTATCAATATTTCAAGGGACGCAAATAA